One part of the Marmota flaviventris isolate mMarFla1 chromosome 4, mMarFla1.hap1, whole genome shotgun sequence genome encodes these proteins:
- the Ctbp2 gene encoding C-terminal-binding protein 2 isoform X2, giving the protein MALVDKHKVKRQRLDRICEGIRPQIMNGPLHPRPLVALLDGRDCTVEMPILKDLATVAFCDAQSTQEIHEKVLNEAVGAMMYHTITLTREDLEKFKALRVIVRIGSGYDNVDIKAAGELGIAVCNIPSAAVEETADSTICHILNLYRRNTWLYQALREGTRVQSVEQIREVASGAARIRGETLGLIGFGRTGQAVAVRAKAFGFSVIFYDPYLQDGIERSLGVQRVYTLQDLLYQSDCVSLHCNLNEHNHHLINDFTIKQMRQGAFLVNAARGGLVDEKALAQALKEGRIRGAALDVHESEPFSFAQGPLKDAPNLICTPHTAWYSEQASLEMREAAATEIRRAITGRIPESLRNCVNKEFFVTSAPWSVIDQQAIHPELNGATYRYPPGIVGVAPGGLPAAMEGIIPGGIPVTHNLPTVAHPSQAPSPNQPTKHGDNREHPNEQ; this is encoded by the exons GTATCCGCCCCCAGATCATGAACGGCCCCCTGCACCCCCGCCCCTTGGTGGCACTGCTGGACGGCAGAGACTGCACCGTGGAGATGCCCATCCTGAAGGACCTGGCCACTGTGGCCTTCTGCGATGCACAGTCCACTCAGGAGATCCACGAGAAG GTGTTAAATGAGGCCGTGGGCGCCATGATGTACCACACTATCACCCTCACCAGGGAAGACCTGGAGAAGTTCAAGGCCCTGCGGGTGATCGTGCGGATCGGCAGTGGCTATGACAACGTGGACATCAAGGCTGCCGGCGAGCTTG GGATCGCTGTGTGCAACATCCCATCTGCAGCTGTGGAAGAGACGGCCGATTCCACCATCTGCCACATCCTCAACCTATACCGCCGCAACACGTGGCTGTACCAGGCCCTGCGGGAAGGCACGCGGGTACAGAGTGTGGAACAGATCCGCGAGGTGGCCTCAGGAGCGGCACGAATCCGTGGGGAGACACTGGGCCTCATCGGCTTCG GTCGCACGGGGCAAGCGGTTGCTGTTCGAGCCAAGGCCTTTGGATTCAGCGTCATATTTTATGACCCCTACTTGCAGGATGGGATCGAGCGGTCCCTGGGCGTGCAGAGGGTCTACACCCTACAGGACTTGCTGTATCAGAGCGACTGTGTCTCCTTGCACTGCAATCTCAATGAACATAACCACCACCTCATCAATGACTTTACTATAAAGCAG ATGAGGCAAGGGGCATTCCTTGTTAATGCAGCCCGCGGTGGCCTGGTGGACGAGAAGGCCTTGGCACAGGCCCTTAAGGAGGGCAGGATACGAGGGGCAGCCCTTGATGTGCATGAATCGGAGCCCTTTAG CTTTGCTCAGGGTCCTTTGAAAGATGCACCAAATCTCATCTGTACCCCCCACACGGCCTGGTATAGTGAACAAGCATCACTTGAGATGAGAGAGGCAGCTGCCACAGAGATCCGCCGAGCAATCACAG GTCGCATCCCAGAAAGCTTAAGAAACTGTGTCAACAAGGAATTCTTTGTCACATCAGCTCCTTGGTCAGTAATAGACCAGCAAGCAATTCATCCTGAGCTCAATGGTGCCACATACAG GTATCCGCCGGGCATAGTAGGCGTGGCTCCGGGAGGACTTCCTGCAGCCATGGAAGGGATCATACCTGGAGGCATCCCAGTGACTCACAACCTCCCCACGGTGGCACACCCTTCCCAAGCTCCCTCTCCCAACCAGCCTACAAAACATGGGGACAATCGAGAGCACCCCAACGAGCAATAG